Below is a genomic region from Neorhizobium galegae.
AACATATGACGCTTGCCTTGGATCTCGCATTCAACGTGCGCCGGGGCGCGCGGAAAGCGACAGCCCGGAAGGGGAAAAGGTGAGCCCATGTCCCCGAAAGCGAAGCTGATCGTGCTGGTAGCGTTCAGGAAGAATGACGATGGGGATTTGGTGCCGGCATTCGATCCGCGCCAGATCGACACGGAAGAGCGGGCAAAGCGAGAGGCGCGGCTGATGGCAGACCAATATGCCGGCGTCGTCGCATGGAGCCGGGAAGCTGATCCGGCGATCGGGGAATATGGGCCGCCGGTGATTCTTTACCAGCATGGCGACTGCCCTGACTTCGAATAATGAACTCGCCGAAAATCCATTTGGCTTTTTACGCGGCGCTGGCCATCTTTGTGATCTTTCACAAGGGCCTGAGTCTTGAGCGACAACAACGAACTACCCAGAGCCTACACGCCGAAAACCCTAGCTGAACGCTGGCTCTGTTCCGAGCGCCACGTCCGAAACCTAATTGAAGGCGGCCATCTGCCTGCCTTCCGTCTCGGCGGCAAGCTCCTCCGTATTCGTGGGGAAGACGTCGAAGCGTTTGAGGCTGACGGCGGAATGAAGCTATAGCTATCGATAAAGGGGCTCTCGTGATTGATCGCGAAATCTTTATCGCCGCGGGAGGAATGCGTACCTATCTAGTTCCCTCACGTCATATCGCAGGAGATTTGGATGACTGCCGAATTCGGCCCATACATACAGATGCGCAAGCTCGCTCAGCAGATGGCAATCCAGTTTCAGAAGGATCCCGACATCGACCTGGCGCCTCTTCTTGCTCATTTCATGGATGAGGTCGAAGTGAATGTGGCTTCCGATCGCTTCGATCATTCAGGGTTCATGGAAAAGATCCGCGCGCCCTTGACGCTTGATGCTGAGGTGACATTAGACCAGCGCCGCAAGGAATTCCTAAAGGCCGTCGCGGACGCGCTTCAAGAACGCATTCAACGTGAGTTGAACGCGCCAACCCTTTCCGCGTGACGTCGATAGCTACGACGTCGGCATGAGCAAGCGACGACCTCCGACTTTTCCGCCTGACACCTGGCCACCACGCATGATGGCAGACATGGCCGCTGCCTACTGCGGCGAGCGCCATGTTGAGGATTTCCTCGAGCGCGTCGGTACGACATATCCACAGCCGCGCGTGGTTGACACGACGAGGCGGAAGTTCTGGTATCGGGACGATCTGGACCGCGCCATGAACATTGGAGCGTCTGAAAGCTCATCAGGAATGGGAGCAGCGTTTCGTGCGAAGATCAGGGAAAAGCGAGCTACCGACCAATCTTCGAAGGTAAGCGAATGAGGAAGATAGCCGACAGCCTGTCCTACCCGCCGCGCGGAATGTCCCGCGAGGAAGCCGCGCGCTACGTCGGCGTCGGCACCACAAAGTTCGACGAGATGGTTGCTGACAAGCGGATGCCGAAGCCGCGCAAGATCGACGGCAGGGTCGTCTGGGACCGCATCGCACTCGACGCCGCATTCTCGGATCTGCCATCTGAAGGCGGCAACATGATCGACGAGATACTGTCACGGCGGGAGAAGCTATGACGCCCGAACGGTATGGATGGAACAAGGCGGCCGTCCGGATGGCTGCCGACGTCGCGCTTGAGAAGGGCGTCTCGGTGCGCCTGGAGCGTGATGGATCGATCACGGTGTCACCATTCGATCTTCCGATCATCTCAACCATTAAAGCTAAGCCCACCCGAGAGGAGGAGGGGGAAGCGGCTTGGGCTGAGTGGGATGCCAAGAGGGCACAGCAAGATCGAGGCGGCGGCCGAAAGCCTCGGAATGTCGCGGTATCCGCTGATGCCCCAGTTAAACCGAACATGAGGACGCTTCGATACGAAAACTATGAGGAGTGGGAAAAGCTATTCGTGAAGACGCCGTTAGGAAAACGCGAAGGCAAAGCGCTGGCGGAACTTGGCGACCACGGTCTCGACGACCCGATGGAAGTGGACCTGTTCACGGAATTCGGTCACAATACCGCGCAGCGACTCTGGCTCCGAGGCCTTATTGATTTCAAGCCCGACACTAACGGTAGCCCGGCGCCTGCCGCAGTTTGGTTGACTGATGCCGGCAAGGCTGCATTCAAATCGCTGAAGCGAGACCCAGAGGGGCATTGATGACGCGCGCCGCATTCCGCCAGGCCGACCTTGAGCGCATCTTCCGCGCTGCGAAAGCGACCGGATCGGCCGTCCAGATTGATATGCGAACCCTCGTGATAACTGTTCTCCCAGTCCTCACAGAGGCGCCGGTCGCAACGCGGAACGGACTGAGGTACGGAAGTGAAAACTGGGGAGACGACGACTCGGGTGGAAAGCTTCCAGACGATTTTGCCCTCTAAAGCGTGTCGCGTTTAATCTGCCTCGTATCCTGCGGCTTTGAAGTAGTTTCTGCATTCTGTGACGGAGAAGAGATTGCAGATTTCGCCGAGGGCTTGCGTGATGGCATCGAAGCTGCGGGCAGCCCGCTTTCGCAGCAGCGTCTTGAGTTTTGAGAAGGCCATCTCTATGGGATTGAGGTCGGGACTATAGGGCGGCAGAAACAGCAGCCAGGCTCCCTTTGCCCTGACCAGTTCTTCGGCCCGTTCGCTCTTATGAAAGGCGACATTGTCGAGAATGACGACGTCTCCAGGCGACAGGTTCGGCGCGAGTTGGGTCTCTATCCACGCCTCGAAGATGCGGGCGTTCATCGGCCTGTCAACGATCCAGGGGGCAACCATGCCATGGGATCGCAGCCCGGCGATGAAGGTTTGGGATTTCCACGAACCGAAGGGTGAATGCGTTCGATAGCGCTGCCCTCGCGCAGACCATCCCGACCGCTTCGTCAGCTTTGTGTTCGTCGATGTCTCGTCGATAAAAACCAGCCGGGCCAATCCTTTGTTGAAGAAAGGCTTGCGCCGTGCGGTCCACAGTTCACGCGCCCGCGCGATCTCCGGGCGCAACTGCTCGGCGGCCTGCAGGCTTTTTTTTATGGCTCAACCCAAGCCGATGCAGAAGCCGTCCGACACTGGAGCGATGGACGATGACGCCACGTCCGCAAAGTTCCACGCAAAGCTCGTCCAGCGTCAGTTCGCCATTCTGTGCCAGCCGCTCTCCAACCCACGCGTGCTGTGCCGAAAGCTTACCGCCGCCAAGGTGCCCCTGCCGGCGCGGCGAAAGCGAACCTGTCTCGCGCTTCAGGATCACCAGATCGTTCACGAAACGCGGCGACACCCGAAAATGCCGGGCGGCCTCCCGATGCCCATGGCCTTCTTCCACTAACGCTACGACACGCTCACGCAACGCAATCGGATGTGACTTGCCCATGGCGATCTCCCTTCACATCAAAGGGAATCACGGATGGACTGATTTGAGAACCATGAATCGCAAAAACAGCGACACGCTTTAGCATGACTCCCGCGTGCATCGTGGCCCGTTGCTCGGGCAGGGTGAGGACGAGCGATGGGTGAATGGTCTGAGGCGATCGAAGACGGCGTGATATGTCCAGGCTGTAAAGGCTATTTGATCGATGAACACGGAAATCGGTTCACATGTGACTGCCCACCCGTGGTGAAACCGGTTGGAAACTCCGCGCTGGTGCGATCGCCTGGATCCGACAAGCTCGGCCCCAACTGGCTACCGCCTCGTTAGCCGCCCGGCTCGTGGTCGGCCACTGGATGCCTGCCGGGTTGCCGACAGCGAGGGGGACTCTATTTCCCCTCTATGAGCGGCATACCATCACCTACCGTCCCGCCCGACGACGAGAATCGCCACCTCCTCTGCCAGATGGCGATTGAGATCCCGCTGCAGGGGATAATCGAGACCGCGGTGAAAGCCGGATGGGAGGAGACCGAGGTGCTGACGGCTATCATCGAGGTGGCGGATAACCTCGTGCTGGCGCATGGATCGAACGCCGAGCTCGACGCGCTGCTGAAGGCGATCAAGCGGAACCTCGACTAAGCCTTCATTTTATCAAGCGGCGCTGTTCAATATCCCATCTTCCTGCGGCCCAGGAGCCGAAGCGCGAGCGCACGGCCGGATCTCAGTAAGGGGTAAGCTGCACGTGACACGGTCGGATGGCGGAATATAAAGCTGTTGAAGCGGTTAAACCTATCGCTCCCTGTGGAAAGAAGCGCGAGCCGCGTTACACACTCAGCTCCAGAGTAGATCTTTCCCCCCTGCACCATCGCCATGGTGTGGTCAAGGACAACGCCTGCCGAGCGGACAATGTCGACGGCAGGGTGCTCGTCGCGAGCGTTGACAAGCTCGACCTTACCCACCGCGTCCCGCAACTTCAGCAGCTTGACGTATTGCGAGCAAAACGGGCATTCGCCGTCGTAAATGATTGTCAGCGCCGGGCTGTCGGACATCGCTATTTATTTCACATAATGAAACGGGGTTCGCAGCGGGAATGCCATGCTCTATCGAATGGCACGTCGATGCGAAGACGAGGCTATAGCCCTTCACATGGGGAAGATCGAGACGATTGATCTCCTCGATCATGAAGGGGTTACTCGGCAGATGGTGAGGTCGGAGGCAAACCGCAAGTTTGCCGATCGTTTTCGAGATCCCGAAGCAGGGCTAGTCCGGTAGCCGATAAATCTCCGAGGTGTCCTCTGGATCGCGCAACCCCTTGAACGAGGGATGCCGCAACTTCCCGTCATTCGTCCAGGCTCGGTACTCGATCTCGGCAGTCAATGCCCGCGCGGTCAACACCAGGTTCTTTCCGGGCACCCTCACGGGCGGCAGCTTTGTCTTGAGTTTGTCGAGCTGCTTCTTCAGCGATCGGGCGACATCGTGCTTGAAGCCTGTCCCGACGCCGCCGGTGAATTTGCAGTCGTCCCGGCATCAGACGACCCTGACGAATGAGCGACGAACGAACTGCGGCCCATCCCGTCGCGCCGGTGCATTTCGAGCACTGGTGCGAGCACCCCGGTTGCAAACAGTGGGGTTCCTTCGGCTTCGAGCGCGACAAGACGAAGACAGATTGGTTTTGCATGGAGCATCGGCCGGAGACCTACCGGGGCCAGCCGGTGCGCAGGAGCGCCGAATGAAGGATGATCGCCCTCTCGCCCACGAGGATTTCGATAAGGCGCAGGAGCGTAAGAACCTATTTTGGTTCATCGTTACCGGGTGCTTAATCCTGCTGGCGACATTCGGCGCTCTCGTGTCGAGCATGCGAATGATTGGGTTTATCTAGGCCGATAGGCAAAGACCTTACCGCAACTTCAACATCAACGCCCTACCTTTAGCCCCCCGATTTTCAGGGGCCGGTCATGTTTTTTTAACATTCGTCATTTCTTATCAAGCCAATTGCGAATCTTGCTCAAATTTTTCGAAATCAATCTCAAAGAGCATTTTACGGGGGCTACATTATGCGGGCTGGCTGTGGGTTTCACGGAACCAGGAAACCGGCGCTACTTTCGGGCGTCTGCGCGACAGCGCTACTTCTGGGGTGCGGCTTCGCAACGCCGGTTTCCGCTCAGACGGTTAACTGGAGGGGAACGACAAGCAGTGACTGGACTGACGGGAGCAACTGGTCGGGCGGCATAGCTCCCGGTGTCGGTGCAACCGTCAATATCAGCACACTTGGCGTACCGGCGCAGAGCCCTACTGTCATCGGCGTCACCGGGCCAGTCAGCGTTACGGTGAACGTACTCCAAATCGGCCAGAATCCTACAGCACCTGCAAATTTGGTAATTCAGAATGGTAGCACTCTGACAAACACAGGCCAGGCGCGGCTCGGACCTACGAACGGCGCCATCGGCACGGCGACCGTAACCGGAGCGGGATCGCGGTGGAATATGTCAGGCCTGCCTCTTGCGGTCGGCTTTCTTGGAACAGGCACGCTCAACATTGAAAACGGCGGGCAAGTCGAGGCAGGAAACACGATTGTGGGCGGCGCCGTCACCGCCGCTTCTGGCACCCTCAACATCAGCAGCGGTGGCACGCTCCAGGCCCAATCCTTGCGGGGCGGTAACGGCACGAAACAAGCCAATTTCGACAACGGCATTCTGCGCGCGACGGCCGCCAACGCGACCTTCATAAGCCTATTTACCGGCACCGAGCTCAACCTGCTCGCCGGCGGGCTGACGATCAATACTGCCGGCTTTGCCGTGGGAACCGACGCGACGTCGGGCTTCAGCGGCGTCGGCGGCCTCACCGTCACCGGTGGCGGCATTTTCAACCTGCAGGCAAACAGCATTTACTCGGGCGAGACGCAGATCGACTTCGGCAGCAGCCTCGCCCTTACCGGCGCCGGCGCCGTCGCCAATTCCAGCCGGGTTGTCGCAGACGGCGCCTTCAACGTTTCGGCGGCCGCGGCTCCGGCGATCCAGAGCCTGGCCGGCAGCGGTTCCGTGGTGCTCGGAGCGCAAACCCTGACGATCACCAATGCCAACGACACGTTCGCGGGCGTCATCGGCGGCACGGGCGGATTGACCGTCACCGGCGGCAGCCAGACGCTTTCGGGCGTCAACACCTATACCGGCGCGACGACGGTGAGCGGTGGCCGGCTGGCCGTCAACGGCTCGATCACCAGCCCGGTCGCGACCTCGGGAACCGGCATTCTCGGCGGCACCGGCACGATCTTCGGCGATGTGACCAATGCCGGCACGATAGCGCCCGGCAATTCGATCGGCACGCTGACCATCGCCGGCAACTATACCGGCACGGGCGGCACGCTCGAAGTCGAGGCCGTGCTCGGTGGGGATGCCTCGCCGACCGACCTCCTCGTGGTGACGGGCAATACCGCGGGCACGACGAACGTCACGGTCATCAATCTCGGCGGCGGTGGCGCGCAAACCGCCGAGGGCATCAAGATCGTCGATGTCGGAGGCGTGTCCGGCGGCACTTTTTCGCTGCTCGGCAGCTATGTGTTCGAGGGCGATCAGGCCGTGGTCGCTGGTGCATATGCCTATCGGCTCTACCAGGGCGGCGTCAGTACGCCTGCCGACGGCGACTGGTATCTGCGTTCCGCGTTGCTTAATCCTGTCGGCGCCCCCATTGGACCGCTATATGCGCCGAGCGTTCCTATCTATGAGAGCTATGCCGGCGTGCTGCAGACGCTCAACGAATTCGGCACGCTGCGCCAGCGCAACGGCGGGCGGGCGATCGACGAGGGGTTAGCGGAGAACGATCCCGCCAAGGCGATCTGGACCCGCATCGACGGCACGCATGCCCATTTCAATCCGAGAACGTCGACGACCGGCACCGAATACGATGTGGACACCTGGACGATGCAAGCGGGCATCGACGGAATGCTGCATGAAAGCGCCGCCGGCGCCCTGATCGGCGGCGTCAGTTTTCACTTCGACACGGCCTCGGCGGATATCTCTTCGCGCTTCGGCAAGGGCAGCATCGATACGACGGGCTATGGCTTCGACGGCACCTTGACCTGGTATGGCAATAGCGGCTTCTACGTCGACACGCAGGCTGCCGTCACCTGGTATGACAGCAATCTCAACTCCTCGACGCTCCAATCCACACTTGCCGACGGCAATGACGGCTCTCGGTTATGGCCTCAGCGTCGAAGCCGGACAAAAGATCGCCCTGACGCGCCAGTGGTCGCTGACGCCGCAGGCGCAGCTTGCCTATTCCTCCGTTCGCTTCGACCGTTTCACCGACGCCTATGGCGCCGTCGTCTCGCTGGACGATGCCGACAGCCTGACCGGGCGCCTCGGCATCTCGGCCGATTATGACAGCGACTGGAAGGACGCGGCCGGACAGATCAGCCGCTCGAAGTTCTACGGCATCGCCAATCTCTATTACGACTTTCTCGACGGCTCGAATGTCGATGTCTCCGGGCTCAGCGTCGTCAGCAAGAACCAGCCGCTCTGGGGCGGCCTCAGCCTGGGCGGCTCGCGCAGCTGGTCTGACGATCGATATGCGGTTTACGCGGAGGCCTTCGCTCGCACGAGCCTCAAGGACTTCGGCGACAGCAACGCCATCGGCGCCAAAGTCGGGTTCAGCATGAAGTGGTAGTGTGATAGGTCCTGTCAGCCGGGTTGCGTCCCATGCCGTCGCAGGAACCGGAACAAAGCAAGCAACCATGGGTTCACCCTCCACAAGGGAATCAATCATGGGTACTTATGTCTTAGTTTTCCTGTTTTTCGCTGCCATCTTTGCCCTCGCCAGCGTCATTGCTTACCTTACCTGTCCACACCTGCCAGACGACTGAGGCAACCGGAGCTGGTGCGAAGACGACCGCCACAGTTCTTGACTCCTCGCAGCTTCGTGTCAGTTTCCGGACATGAGCACACACCACCGCTTCGACCTCCGCAAAGACGGCGAACATACTTGGGAAATATTCGACACCACCAACGGCCGTACTGTGGTTCTCCGGGGCGAGCCTTTTTGCGGCCTACCGCAAGACAGTGCCGATACCTTGGCCGACTATATGAACTCGGCAGGTATGGTGCCCGATAGGAACACACTGCATTGAGCTCGACGACCGACTTCATTGCAGAGTTGGTGCGGGCCGCGAATGAGGTCGAGAAACTAGATCCGGCCGAAGCCGCCGTTTGCTCAATCGGGCGGTTAATACCATCCGATATATGAGAGAGCAGACCGGTATACCTGGAAGCCAGACGGCGGGGGACGTGGTGGCGGACCTTCAAACTGCTGCAGTGGCGCTTGGCTAGGGAAAGCGATCGCATGAACAGATCAAGGCCGCATTGCTGGATGCCGCCGGCATAATCCGCGACTTGCATATCGTGCTGGATACGGACGAATTGCATTCGGTCATTTCACTGCGGCCAATTGAGTTCTTTTGACAAAAAGTTCGGCGCCGACTAAGTTTTTCAACCATGGGCTGTTCGGCATTTGTGGCTTGTTCCAGAGCCCTTGGAAGGGCGCCTGGGAAGGACCGGAATCTATGTCTTTGCTTAGAGATGAGCTCCGACGCCGTATCAGAATGGCTTTGATTGCGATTGGCGGATTACTCGCAGCCGTGGCCACTTTCTTTTTTGCCGGGTACTTCGGCGAAGCAGCTAAAGACGCTTGGGGTTCAACAAAAAGCAATTGGGCAGCAACGGTAAGTGGCTACAACAAATGGTTACATGGATCGGGACGCTTTCCAATTGACGGCTACCTCAACTCTTCAACGATATTTATTCCGTATCTGAACCAGAAATTCTGCTTTGAACAACTCAAAAAATGGGGCGCGACTTCAGGATACTCCACATCTGGCTTGTGGAACGACAACGATATTGTCGAGATTGACTTCAGGAAAGGCGATAGGGAGTTTGCAGTAAGGTGCGTGACCGGGGACGGCATGAACGGAACGGCAGCAGTAATATTCATGGTGGATGACGAGGAGCACGTTATCAGGCAACTATTCAATTCGCTGACGGCGCACTTCAGAGCTGAGCGTGGACCACTCGGCAATCTGAACGTTACCCCGGTGGACATTCGCGCGAAATTCCAGATGGATTTTCGGATGTACGAAGGCTATCTGCCCTCTCCTCGAATAAAATCTACATCATCAGATAATACAATTCTTGCAACGGTGGGGGACTATCTGAAAAGAAATTACTACACCCAGATGGATTGCGGGATTAATAACTGCAGTTATTACAGGTCAGGATCTGCATTATGGGTAATAATTGGAGACCTTGGGCCTCGCGGTGTGCGCTTAATCTTCGTCATTACCTCCGACAAAATTGGAAACGAGTGGACGATGGAGAACGCGCCTTCCTTCGAGCTACTTAGCGGAGTTCCATTCGTGTCAAATCTGAAGCTTCTACATAACGACTGGCAAGAATGATCCTCTGTCTGTCGCGAATGAGAAATCTTCTTGTCGTTATTCCTCGTTCAGAGAGCGCTTGATGTCTGAAACACAACCCGCAGATCCCCGGTAGCGCTGGATGGCGGGAATAGGCATCGCTCTCCCAGCCATATTTGCCGGCCCGGACGGTACAAAATAAATCTTCTGTTCGAAGTGAGCGTCTTTGTCGCCGGCGAACAACTACGAGAGCACGATTGGCGCGACCGTCTCGCCCGGGTACCTCAGAGGCGCGAAGCTAACTTCCGGGCGAGTTTCTCTGTCTCTCGACCCGATCGAGCCGCTCCCGCAGATCCAGGATGATATCGCGCTGGCCGTAAACGCTGCCCTGGGCGGTCTTCACCTCGTCGATCTGGCGCTGCTGGTCCTGGAACCGCTGGTCGTAGTTCGCCCACACCCGGTCGAGCTCCTCGCGCGGAACCTGGGCAGTTCGAACCTCCTTTAACGCTGCTTCCGCCCGAGCTCGATCCTCCGATCCGCGGGTCGTGCGCCATTCCATCTCCTTTTGCGTCACCATCTTCTCTGTGATGATCGTGATCGATCCCTTGAGGTCGGTGGTTGCGCTCTGGATGGGCCAGTAGACCAGGCCGCCGACAATCGTGCAGAACGAGAGCGCCACAGCGATAGCCTGCCACTGCGGCTTGTTGCGCTCGGCTATGTTGGTCGAGAGCGCGGCGACGGACGAGCGCATCTCCGATGACATGGCCGCCATGGAAGACTCGATCTGCTTGAACCCGGAGCGCATTTCGCTCTCGAGGTCGTATTGGCGGCGATTGAGGTTAGTCACCCGCTCGCCAAGCTGGGCGGTTAGGGCATCTGAATAAACTCGGTGTTCTGCGCCATTGGGCATCTCGTCGTTCCCTGCCATTGGTCCTGCTGCCCTTTCAATGCTTCAGTCGATTTCATTGGTTTGTTCTTGTTCCGAGCTGTTGACCATGCGGCCGGCGACTCCATGTTCCCGTGGCGAACGGAGGCGCGTGAATGCGACTATGCAAAACATGTCAGGATACCGGCTGGGTCTGCGAAGCTCATCCAACAAAGGCTTGGAGTGGAATGCGCTGCTGCGGCTGTGGTGCCGCAGGCATGCCTTGCCCACGTTGCTCCTCCGAGCTCGCATGGGACAGGCCGCCCGATTATTCAAAATTTTTTCAATCCGCCAGCCACCTCCCCGGCAAGAAGGTCAATTGACCTCTCTATCGAGCGAAGTATCGCACTGTGACCCCTGACGAGCTCGAACGACGAGCCTCCGCTGTCTACGGGTCGCCGTTGGATTGTTCCTCGTGCTTGCGAGCGAGCAGGCGACCGCCGCCAGCATTTTGAGGTTTAAGCGAGTCACAACTGCATCAGACCTTTGACCGTCTGGAACGAAAACCCTCCAGATGCTAATTTGACAGATGCTTCAGAACCACAATCATATTGCCGGCGCCTTTGAGCCGGAAGACTTGCAGATGCTCCAGCAGGTTCTGGAGAAGATCTGCGACCAGCGCGGCATCATCAAATCCTCGGGCGGAGCTGCGGACATCGCAACGGATGTGATCAATCTGTTTCAGCTCGGGGTTCGGCGTGAAGACCATCTGCTTGCAAGATTAGATCCTCGGGCTGAGGCCAGATCGTAGAAAGCCGTAAGCTCACCGGCGTTTCATTGCCGTCTTCTGGTCATGTTCCAGGCATTCCCTCTGCGTCCAGACACCCGCCCCACAGATGCCCGCAACGGTGTCGTCGATCGCCTCCTGATCGTCAGGCGTTGCGCCTTTGGCTCCGATCAGTGACGTGCCGATGATCGCCCTAGCCGTGCGGGACAGTTGCCCCTTCGAGGCACTGACCTGTTGAGTTGAGGTACACGCCGCCGCGCTCACGGCACATGCGACGGTTAAAGCGAGCCTTGTCAGCTTCATTGCTCAGTTCTCCTACGGCTTTGTCGGTTGCTGCCTGCATGGTGGCGCGCTCGATGGCCCGCGCCTCTTCCTTGGCGTCCGGAAGCCACCAGACGGCGTTGACGGTGGTGAAGACGGCAAAACCGAACGCCAGCCCGCCGGCCGCGCCGATCGCCATGCTGATCTTGTCGGAGATCATGGCTCTACCGCCGCACGGATCTTGCCGACCGCCGAGACGATGGAGTTCTGAAGCAGGAGGCCGAGGATCAGTGTGGCGAGGATGACGATGGCGAGCACCGCCACGACCTGCCAGTCCATCCCGGCGAAGGCCGCAAGGCCAAGGCCACCGAACGACCCGCCACCACCGAAAAGGCCGAAGATGTTGAACTTGCGCTTGACCTGAGTTTCGACGGCAACCGGCACCACGGACTTCTCTTCGGTAACCGGCGCGGCGGAGAATGCCGCCATCTGCACGGACGCTCCCGAGAGAGCGAGTAGATCCTTGTGCAAGGCCGCTCGAGTCTTGGGACCGACGTCGCCGTCGACGTCGAGGCCGCGTTCGGACTGGTAGCGCCGGATGTCCGCCTCGGTCGGCTGGTAACCGAGCAGTACGAGCGAGATCCGGCCATAGTAGTCGATGCGATCGACCAGGCCGTTCTTGCCGCCGTTGACCTTCTTGGTGATCGTCTCGATGTCGTTACGATCGGCGTAGGCGTTTAGGTTCCGGGTCGACCAATACCAGAGTGGCACCAAGCCTTCCCACGGATCGGTGTTGACGAGATCCGGCTGGGCAACGAAGTCAGGCGGATTGAAACCCTTCTGCCGGCACCAGTCGCGGAAGGCCTGATAGTTCTCCTTGCCGGTGATCTGGATGCCGGCCCGGCCGCGGTAAAGATAACCGTCGCCATCAGCCGCCGGCGTATTGCCGAGATC
It encodes:
- a CDS encoding helix-turn-helix domain-containing protein, which gives rise to MSDNNELPRAYTPKTLAERWLCSERHVRNLIEGGHLPAFRLGGKLLRIRGEDVEAFEADGGMKL
- a CDS encoding helix-turn-helix transcriptional regulator, yielding MRKIADSLSYPPRGMSREEAARYVGVGTTKFDEMVADKRMPKPRKIDGRVVWDRIALDAAFSDLPSEGGNMIDEILSRREKL
- a CDS encoding IS630 family transposase (programmed frameshift) produces the protein MGKSHPIALRERVVALVEEGHGHREAARHFRVSPRFVNDLVILKRETGSLSPRRQGHLGGGKLSAQHAWVGERLAQNGELTLDELCVELCGRGVIVHRSSVGRLLHRLGLSHKKSLQAAEQLRPEIARARELWTARRKPFFNKGLARLVFIDETSTNTKLTKRSGWSARGQRYRTHSPFGSWKSQTFIAGLRSHGMVAPWIVDRPMNARIFEAWIETQLAPNLSPGDVVILDNVAFHKSERAEELVRAKGAWLLFLPPYSPDLNPIEMAFSKLKTLLRKRAARSFDAITQALGEICNLFSVTECRNYFKAAGYEAD
- a CDS encoding DCC1-like thiol-disulfide oxidoreductase family protein — its product is MSDSPALTIIYDGECPFCSQYVKLLKLRDAVGKVELVNARDEHPAVDIVRSAGVVLDHTMAMVQGGKIYSGAECVTRLALLSTGSDRFNRFNSFIFRHPTVSRAAYPLLRSGRALALRLLGRRKMGY
- a CDS encoding peptidoglycan-binding protein; translated protein: MSVITAAQIRAAAKSRVNEGNMNSVLVALDKFGLGLGLNRPHRVAHYLAQLMHESGAFRFDQEVWGPTPAQARYDTRTDLGNTPAADGDGYLYRGRAGIQITGKENYQAFRDWCRQKGFNPPDFVAQPDLVNTDPWEGLVPLWYWSTRNLNAYADRNDIETITKKVNGGKNGLVDRIDYYGRISLVLLGYQPTEADIRRYQSERGLDVDGDVGPKTRAALHKDLLALSGASVQMAAFSAAPVTEEKSVVPVAVETQVKRKFNIFGLFGGGGSFGGLGLAAFAGMDWQVVAVLAIVILATLILGLLLQNSIVSAVGKIRAAVEP